A genomic window from Salvia hispanica cultivar TCC Black 2014 chromosome 5, UniMelb_Shisp_WGS_1.0, whole genome shotgun sequence includes:
- the LOC125186107 gene encoding heterogeneous nuclear ribonucleoprotein 1-like, translating into MEMEPGKLFIGGISWDTSEERLKEYFQTFGEVVEAVIMKDRTTGRARGFGFIVFANASVAEKVVKERHVIDGRTVEAKKAVPRDDHQNFNRNNGSIHGSIQGSIQGSPGPVRTKKIFVGGLASSVTESDFKRYFDQFGTITDVVVMYDHNTQRPRGFGFITYDSEEAVDKVLFKTFHELNGKMVEVKRAVPKELSPGPTRSQSSGYNYGLSRVNSFLNTYSPGHNVSSPSGYGMRMEGRFSPVAVGRSGYPSPYNTTNFNVGLNSDTGFSLNSGASADSAFGYGRGMNSFYSGNTDRFGSPIRYDGGVIGNGPMLNTNGRNLWGIGNPNYGSNSMMSNSFVGSGTGNAGLVGGLGSIGEIWGATPNIPQAGGNASFNSENFGYGIRDMNFGGRAGYGRNNGSIAGTTSSYSAPNNIRDGGLANLYERESFYGDHAWQPSSPQHDGSVPFGYELGGSGDAAPNNSVGYVGGYSVNARSNRGIAA; encoded by the exons ATGGAAATGGAGCCTGGGAAGTTGTTCATCGGTGGGATTTCGTGGGACACGAGCGAGGAGCGTTTGAAAGAGTATTTTCAAACTTTTGGTGAAGTGGTCGAAGCTGTGATCATGAAGGATCGCACCACTGGCCGTGCCCGTGGTTTTGGTTTCATTGTTTTTGCTAATGCTTCTGTCGCTGAGAAAGTTGTCAAGGAAAGGCATGTCATAGACGGAAGAACT GTGGAGGCAAAGAAGGCTGTTCCTAGGGATGATCATCAAAACTTCAACAGAAACAATGGCAGCATCCATGGCAGCATTCAGGGCAGCATCCAGGGATCCCCTGGTCCTGTTCGTACAAAAAAGATCTTTGTGGGGGGATTAGCATCCTCAGTCACCGAAAGTGACTTCAAGAGGTACTTTGATCAATTTGGAACAATAACAGATGTGGTTGTGATGTATGACCACAATACTCAGAGGCCTAGAGGTTTTGGGTTTATCACTTACGATTCGGAGGAAGCAGTGGATAAAGTCCTTTTCAAAACTTTTCATGAACTTAATGGAAAGATGGTCGAGGTTAAGCGTGCTGTTCCAAAGGAGTTATCACCTGGACCTACACGAAGCCAGTCCAGTGGCTATAACTACGGGCTGAGCAGAGTGAACAGTTTCCTTAATACCTATAGTCCAGGACATAATGTTAGCTCACCAAGTGGTTACGGGATGAGAATGGAAGGTCGATTCAGTCCTGTTGCTGTAGGTCGGAGTGGATATCCTTCTCCCTACAACACGACTAATTTCAATGTGGGTTTGAATTCAGACACTGGATTTAGTTTAAACAGTGGGGCAAGTGCTGATTCTGCCTTTGGCTATGGACGTGGGATGAACTCTTTTTATAGTGGTAATACAGATCGTTTTGGTAGTCCCATTCGCTATGATGGGGGTGTTATTGGAAATGGGCCTATGTTGAATACCAATGGTCGAAATTTATGGGGCATCGGGAATCCCAACTATGGTTCAAACTCAATGATGTCAAATTCATTTGTTGGCTCGGGAACTGGAAATGCTGGTTTAGTTGGTGGTCTTGGAAGTATTGGGGAAATTTGGGGCGCCACTCCTAATATACCTCAAGCTGGAGGAAATGCTTCCTTTAACTCCGAAAATTTTGGCTATGGCATCCGGGATATGAACTTTGGTGGTAGAGCTGGTTATGGCAGAAACAATGGTAGCATTGCTGGCACAACATCTTCATATTCTGCCCCAAATAACATTCGTGATGGGGGTTTGGCAAACTTGTACGAGAGAGAGTCCTTTTATGGGGATCATGCTTGGCAACCATCCTCTCCTCAGCATGATGGTTCCGTACCTTTTGGCTATGAGCTTGGTGGGAGTGGAGATGCAGCACCAAACAATTCTGTTGGTTACGTTGGAGGTTATAGCGTTAATGCTAGGTCTAATAGAG GGATTGCAGCCTAG
- the LOC125186186 gene encoding ras-related protein RABA5a-like, which translates to MANPDEEQPQTQQQTEDYLFKIVLIGDSAVGKSNLLARFARDEFHANSKSTIGVEFQTQKMEINHKEVKAQIWDTAGQERFRAVTSAYYRGAVGALLVYDISRRPTFDSVGRWLNELQSHSDMNVVTILVGNKSDLKEAREVTTAEGKALAEAQGLFFMETSALDSSNVNAAFQKVVKEIYYILSRKVMQSQELKEKDPDWMGDGKTVVLQAEEEKKQETEAKAKKDTFSVLQTREGPLLLPLARFSPSMSGDRCFLAFSVRDRCRKKKDEKNGDGFRKKCQAVGYSSSSLPNMMNKLKKIAK; encoded by the exons ATGGCGAATCCAGATGAGGAACAACCACAAACACAGCAGCAGACAGAGGATTACCTTTTCAAGATTGTTCTGATTGGTGATTCAGCGGTTGGTAAATCTAACTTGCTCGCAAGATTTGCTCGAGATGAGTTTCACGCTAATTCGAAGTCTACTATTGGGGTAGAATTTCAGACCCAAAAGATGGAAATTAATCATAAAGAAGTTAAGGCACAGATATGGGACACAGCTGGCCAGGAGCGGTTTAGGGCTGTGACATCTGCGTATTACAGAGGCGCAGTCGGAGCACTTCTGGTCTATGACATCAGCAGACGCCCCACATTTGATAGCGTTGGCAGGTGGCTTAACGAACTTCAAA GTCACTCCGACATGAATGTGGTAACGATATTGGTGGGCAATAAGTCTGATCTAAAAGAGGCTCGGGAGGTGACAACCGCGGAGGGCAAAGCCCTGGCAGAAGCACAGGGACTGTTCTTCATGGAAACATCGGCTCTTGATTCATCCAATGTTAATGCTGCGTTCCAGAAGGTGGTGAAAGAGATCTACTATATTTTAAGTAGGAAAGTTATGCAATCTCAAGAACTCAAAGAGAAAGATCCGGATTGGATGGGAGATGGGAAAACAGTGGTTTTACAggctgaagaagaaaagaagcaGGAAACAGAAGCAAAAGCTAAAAAAG ATACATTCTCGGTGTTGCAAACGCGAGAGGGACCACTGCTTCTTCCACTCGCCAGGTTCTCGCCTTCAATGTCGGGGGACCGCTGCTTTCTCGCCTTCAGTGTTAGGGACCGCTGTCGGAAGAAGAAAGACGAGAAGAATGGGGATGGTTTTCGAAAAAAATGTCAAGCTGTTGGCTATTCATCGAGTAGTTTGCCAAATatgatgaataaattaaaaaaaattgccaaGTAG